The Oikeobacillus pervagus genome includes a window with the following:
- a CDS encoding FadR/GntR family transcriptional regulator: MEKKATSKFVEIVDQIRLMISTDGLVSGDRLPSERELSERLNVGRSSVREALRALELLGLIETRRGEGTFVKEFRDHRLVELLSTFILQDERTKRDVQSTKQIVELGSFFLILKNKNLSWHLDILEESVQNETWTEMDFFSYLLDLANNQLLKKIWYIITDYAQSIQKQDRLLLNKSYFLELIGAFKTRNLAEVYEKYYKIQNLSKNN; the protein is encoded by the coding sequence GTGGAGAAAAAAGCAACCTCAAAATTTGTAGAAATCGTTGATCAAATTCGATTAATGATTTCTACAGATGGTTTAGTTTCAGGAGATAGACTGCCTTCTGAAAGAGAATTGTCTGAACGGTTGAATGTAGGGCGCTCCTCTGTAAGAGAGGCATTACGTGCCCTAGAACTGCTTGGACTTATTGAAACGAGAAGAGGCGAAGGAACCTTTGTAAAGGAATTTCGCGATCATCGACTTGTCGAATTATTAAGTACATTTATTTTACAAGATGAACGAACGAAGCGGGATGTTCAATCGACAAAACAAATTGTCGAGCTTGGCAGCTTTTTTCTCATCTTAAAAAACAAAAATCTGTCATGGCATCTTGATATTCTAGAAGAATCTGTGCAGAATGAAACTTGGACAGAGATGGATTTTTTCTCCTATTTACTAGATCTGGCAAACAATCAACTTTTAAAGAAAATATGGTATATCATTACAGACTATGCCCAATCGATCCAAAAGCAAGATCGTTTATTACTAAATAAATCCTATTTTCTCGAATTGATTGGGGCATTTAAGACTAGAAATCTAGCCGAAGTATATGAAAAATATTATAAAATACAAAATTTGTCGAAAAACAATTGA
- the accD gene encoding acetyl-CoA carboxylase, carboxyltransferase subunit beta, translating to MIKELFNKPKKKKYATIPSESAKHVPEGIMTKCPQCKKIMYTKELHKNLHVCLHCGYHHSMNVFERRDSFIDEGTFEEFDAELISSNPLNFPNYLEKIEKDRKLTNLNEAVLTGKGQVNGHEIALAIMAANFRMGSMGSVVGEKITRAIEYADQHGIPFVIFTASGGARMQEGVLSLMQMAKTSAALKQLSEHGGLIISIMTHPTTGGVSASFASLGDYNFAEPKALIGFAGRRIIEQTIREKLPEDFQTAEFLLKHGQLDAVIPRLELKDKISTILDIHQSGGEIAW from the coding sequence TTGATTAAAGAGTTATTTAATAAACCGAAGAAAAAGAAATATGCAACGATTCCTTCTGAAAGCGCAAAGCATGTGCCAGAAGGAATTATGACGAAATGCCCGCAATGTAAAAAGATTATGTACACAAAGGAATTACATAAGAATTTACATGTTTGTTTACATTGTGGATATCATCATTCAATGAATGTATTTGAGAGAAGGGATTCATTCATTGATGAAGGTACTTTTGAAGAATTTGATGCTGAATTAATATCAAGTAATCCATTAAATTTTCCTAATTATTTAGAGAAAATTGAAAAAGATCGCAAGCTAACGAATCTAAATGAGGCCGTACTTACTGGGAAAGGTCAAGTAAATGGTCATGAGATTGCTCTAGCAATTATGGCGGCGAATTTCCGGATGGGGAGTATGGGATCTGTAGTAGGAGAAAAAATTACAAGAGCGATTGAATATGCAGATCAACATGGAATCCCTTTTGTTATTTTTACTGCTTCAGGTGGAGCACGTATGCAAGAGGGGGTTCTATCTCTTATGCAAATGGCCAAAACAAGTGCTGCTTTAAAACAACTTAGTGAGCATGGTGGATTAATTATTTCCATTATGACCCATCCAACAACAGGCGGTGTTTCGGCAAGTTTTGCTTCACTTGGGGACTATAATTTTGCCGAACCAAAAGCATTGATTGGCTTTGCTGGAAGACGAATTATTGAACAAACGATTAGGGAAAAGCTCCCTGAGGATTTCCAAACAGCCGAATTTTTATTAAAGCATGGACAATTAGATGCGGTGATTCCTAGGCTCGAACTAAAGGATAAAATATCAACCATTTTAGATATTCATCAGTCAGGTGGTGAAATAGCATGGTAA